GCTTGGTTCTAACTTATATTCCATGCAGGTATATGAACCTGGCTTAGACTTCAACCTATTTGATCTTCAAACAACATTTGAAAAATGGGCAGCTGTTGAAGTTTCAGATTTCAATTCAGTTCCGGCTTCAATGGAAACTTATGAGCTACAGGGAGGATTATATGCAGTGTTTATTCATAAAGGACCACCAAGTGCTTTTCAAGCAACTTTTCAGTATATTTTTAAAGAATGGCTCCCCAATTCGGGATATATGGTGGATACACGCGAGCATTTTGAACTTTTGGGAGATAAATACCGCAATAATCAACCTGATTCGGAAGAAGAAGTTTGGGTTCCAATTCGAAGATAAAAGCCTAAATAATCTGAATATGAATGTTAGTATTTTCCAATACCGTTACCTAATCAGTTAGCCGCCACTATTTGGAATTGTATTAAAACCATATGCCAAGACAATGAAAAAGGTTAACAAAACTACACAAGTGGAGATTCAATCGAAATGGCAACAAATTATTCTCTTAATCATTCTTGGTTATGAAGCAGCCGGGGCGTTATTAGGGGGCATCCTTTTGATTGCTGGCCCTGATGGCCACCTCATGGACATGCCTGTTGGCATAATGAATGGCGTATTTCGTAATTTCCTGGTTCCCGGCATTATTCTATTGGGATTGGGAATACTAAATTCTTTTGCCTTTGTATCCGTAATTCACAGGGCAACTGCAGATTGGTTTATGTCGGGATTTGCTTTGGGGGGATTGTTTATCTGGTTCGTTGTTGAAATTATTATTCTGCAAGAGCTGCATTGGTTGCATGCCATGTGGGGCATACCAGTGTTATTGGGTTGGATGGTGGCCATCCCACTAATTGCTTCACGTAATGCGACAGGGCCAAAAGCTTTACTCATTTGTGGGATTCTTTCTTCCATTTGGTATATCGCCATAAATATATATGTGCCATTGAAATATGAGGGATACAATATGGCATCTTATACAGTAAGTGAACTATCTGCAATAGGTGCCCCTACAAGAGTGTTATGGGTATTACTATGCCTATTATATTCACTGCTATTTGCTGCTTTTGGCTGGGGTGTTTTGCAAGTAGCAAAAGAGAACTACCATTTGCGACTGGTGGGGTATTTAATTCTTGCTTACTGCATCTTCGGTTTTTATTGGCCTCCTATGCACATGCGTGGCAATGAACCGAATTTGAGCGACACATTGCACATCGTTTGGGCTATTGTAACAAATATCTTTATGTGGCTCTTTATGGGTTTTGGAGCAGCAACTTTAGGCAAGCAATTCCGCATCTATACTATCATCTCCATAATTCTTCATATTATTTTTGGCATCCTTACCTTTTCGGAAGCTCCAAACATTGCAATTAATAGTCCTACACCAATGATTGGAAATTGGGAACGCATCAATATTGGTATCTTTATGATTTGGGTAATTATGTTGGCGATTGTTCTACTTCGAAGGGAGAATCGATTAGTTGAAAAAATATAATAGCCACTAAACGAATAAATGTTGCCTACGCAACAAACCAAGCAGGTTGAGATATCTGACGGTCATAGACCTCTGTATTATTTGTAGTCCGAAGATATGTTCCGCTTCTTCGGACTACAGGGAGTAAATACCTTCTAGTTTTGTTCAATTTCCTTTAAACTATCCATTTTCTTGTAGGCTAAGAATCCTTTGATGTCTTCAAAGTGTTCTCGGACGCGTTTATTACCAAACTCGAATACTTTGTTTACTAACCCATCCAAGAAATCCCTATCATGGGATACCAAAATCAGAGTTCCATCAAAATCCTTCAAAGCGTCCTTGATAATGTCCTTAGTCTTCATGTCCAAATGGTTCGTTGGCTCATCCAGAATCAACACATTTACTGGTTCCAACAGCAATTTAATCATTGCCAGACGCGTTTTCTCGCCACCAGAAAGTACTTTAACTTTTTTTGTGGTATCATCGCCACTAAACATAAAGGCACCCAAAAGGTCTTTGATCTTTATCGTCCCATCGCTTAACGGAATCTGATCAATGGTTTCGAATACAGTTAAGTTCTCATCCAGCAAGGCAGCCTGATTTTGGGCAAAGTACCCAATCTTGGCATTATGTCCTACTTTTAATCCACCTTCAAAATCAATCTCGCCCATAATTGCTTTAATCATGGTCGACTTACCTTCACCATTTTTACCTACAAAAGCTATTTTCTCACCTCGTTCAATCACCATCGATGCTTTTTCAAATACGGTATGATCTCCATAAGTTTTGGTCAGTTCTTCTACCATTACCGGATATTGCCCAGAACGTGGTGATGGTGGAAACTTCAATCGCAATGCCGAAGTATCCACTTCATCGATTTGAATAACCTCGAGCTTTTCGAGCATCTTTACACGCGATTGCACCTGCAAAGTTTTGGAATAAGTCCCCCTAAATCGGTCTATAAATTCTTGGTTATCTGCTATAAATCGTTGTTGCTCCTCATAAGCTTTCAATTGGTGTACCCGACGCTCAGCACGCAACTGGAGGTAATGGCTATATTTAGCTTTGTAATCATATATTCTACCCATAGTAACCTCAATGGTACGATTGGTAATGTTATCAACAAAGGCACGATCGTGCGAAATCACCATAACCGCCTTTGCCGAGTTGATCAAAAAATCTTCCAACCATTGTATACTTTCGATATCCATGTGGTTGGTAGGCTCATCAAGTAAGATGAGATCAGGTTTTTTTAACAGAATTTTGGCCAACTCGATACGCATGCGCCATCCACCCGAAAACTCTGAGGTTTGGCGGGTAAAGTCCTTACGATCGAAGCCTAAGCCTTTTAGCACCTTTTCTACCTCAGCTTCATAATTAGTCTCTTCGATCGAATAAAATTTCTCGCTCAATTCCGACATGCGTTCGATCAACTTCATATAATCATCACTTTCGTAATCGGTCCGAATAGTAAGTTGCTCATTCACCTCATCAAGCTCTTTTTGCATCTGGTTTACCTCTTCGAAGGCTTTCATAGTTTCTTCAAAAACGGTAACATTATCCTGAGTAAGCAAATGCTGTGGCAAATATGCTATTACTGCGTCTTTTGGACCGGTTACGTTACCCGAAGTAGGCTTAGCCGCATTTGCAATAATCTTTAGGATAGTTGACTTGCCTGCGCCATTCTTACCCATCAGGGCAATCTTATCATTCTCGTTTATCGAAAAGGTTACGTCGCTAAACAAGGTGGTTCCGCCAAATGAAACGGATATGTTATTTACATTAATCACAATACAGGAATATTAAAAATTGCGGCAAAGATATAGGAAAGACATCGGATTATGGTGAGAGAAATAGTAGACTTAATTAATTCTCATGGATTTGAAATAAGTTTTATAATGTTTTTAATTAAAAAGAATTTAAAATTATTTAGCATTTACCACTGCCATTAAATTTTACTCATAATATAATTGTAAGAGAAAAAATCATCTTTATTTATTCTCCTGTTAATTTTCATTTCCTGTTACGTTTCTGCACAAACAGCATCTCCCTTAGTGCAAAAATTATATAATGGCGAATGGCCTTCAAAGGTGAAATTCAAAAAAACTATGATGAGTTTTTGGAACAACGAGCTATTGAAGCCTATATGCTTGCTTTGTCCGCATTGAATGTGATTGGCATGCGCGATGGATCTGAAGCAACTTTTGGAAAAGGTTATAATGTATTACCTATTTGGAAAGATCGAATGAATGCAAAAACTCTTGTTCCAACTCCAAATTGCGATGTAATTTATTCAATGAACTATTTGAATTTAAAAGAAACCGGTCCATTAGCTTTTTAGTACACCTATCAGTTGTGCATTTATAAAATCATTAGGAAGATTCATTGCAAACGAGCACGAGATTGAACTGAGATTTATGAAAGTTTCAATGCAATATCAAGACGTTGAGCCACAATACCCCAATTAATGATGTTAAAAAGATTGTCGACAAAATCATTGCGCTTGTTTTTGAATTTCAGGTAATAAGCATGCTCCCACACATCGATCACTAGTAACGGAATAACGCCCCATTGAGTTAATTTTTCATGATTTTCACATTGAAGTAATGTGAGTTTATCTGTGTAGGGTTGATAACCTAAAATTCCCCATCCGTTTCCATCTACATCTTTAGAAATTTTAGAGAGATAGCCTTTTAATTTATCATAGCTGCCAAAATCTCTTTCTATTCGTTTTAACAAATTCCCTGTAGGATCATTTTTTTTATTGGTGAGATTTGTCCAAAAGATGCTGTGAAGAATGTGGCTGGAAAGATGGTAAGAAAGCTTTTTAGTCCAATAGTCCACTGTTTCAAGATTACCAGTTTGAAGTGCGGCTTGTATCTGCTGTAGATCTTTGTTTGCACCCTTTACTGCTCCTCCGTGGTGAAAGGTATAATGCATGCAGCGTTTCTTCATCCATATAGGGTTCTAAGAAGTTCTGATTATAAGGAAGCGGAATTTGAATAAAATTTCCATCCTTGTCGGTGAGTTTGTCAATGCCGTTTTGCAGAAAATTAGCTGAAAAAACTGAATTATTGGGGAGTACCGAAGTTCCACCAAGCAAAAAAGACGAAGTAATAAATCCTTTTCGGTTCATATAATAAACGATTTAAAATAAGTGCCAATAATTGAATATATGTAAGCACCCGACCAACCCCATCTTTACAGTTTCCTCCTGGTATCTTTTCTTTGTTGGATGAAAAAAATAGAGCAAATGCGCCTAGCCGTGCAGCAATGGAAAGAAAGCGGGTTAACCCAGCAAGCTTATTGTGAAATGATCGGGGTAAAGCGAACTACGTTTGCCAACTGGGTGGCACGATGTAAAGCAAGGACTGAAACAGGTTTTATTGCCATCACTCCCCCAACTGAAGCGGTCTCAGCAACCCTTGAGATCATCTATCCTAATGGCGTACGGCTTAACGCAAGTTCCGCTCCTGTGCATCTCCTTGCTGAACTGATCCGCCTCTACTGATGTTTAGCCTGAACTCTTCTCATCGGTATTTGCTGTACCAGGGACACTGCGATATGCGCAAATCATTCGACGGCTTGTGTGGCTTGGTTGCTTCGGAGCTCAAGGGGAATGCTACCAGTGGGGACGTCTTCGTCTTTCTAAACCGGCAGCGCACCCATATCAAGCTGCTGCATTGGGAACACGGAGGCTTTGTGTTGTACTATAAGCGCCTGGAAGAGGGGACCTTCCCGGCATCGTCCAAAGGGCAGCTGAGCTGGGCGGATCTGGTGCTGATGATCGAAGGGGTCGAGGTGCAAAAGAGTCGACAGTTACGCCGCTACCAAGTATAAAAAAGTGCCTTTTTATTTGCCCAAATGCGGTTTTTTGCTTATTTTCACGTCATGGATATGGCACTGGAAAACCTCTCAAAAGAGAACCTGATTGCTCTTTTGAAGGAGAAAGATACCTCCATTGAAAGGAGAGATGCCGCCATTGAATCCTACCAAAAAATCAACTCTTCCCTTCAGGAAGAGGTCGACTACCTTAAACAGCAGGTTGAGCTTTTCAAGCGAATGCAATTCGGTCAGAAGCGTGAACGCTTCGAAGGCGATCCCGCACAAGGTGTGTTGCCATTTGAAGCTCCGGCAGAAGAAGTGGCCCTTCAGGAAGAAACCATCAAAGAACAGATTACCTATACCCGTAAAAGACAGTCTGCCCATAAAGGCCGCGCCGCCCTTCCGGCTCATTTACCGGTAGAGGAAGTGGAGATCTATCCCCAGGGTGATCTGTCGGAAATGGTATGCATCGGCAAAGAAGTTACTGAAGAGCTGGAGTGTGAACCTGCCCGGTTCTTCATCCGCCGTTATATCCGCTATAAATATGCTGCCAAAAGCGGTGAAGGGGTCACCACCGGAGAGCTTCCCGAACGAGTAATCGACAAGGGCATTCCGGGCGCAGGCCTGCTGGCCATGATCCTGACCGATAAATATGTGGATCACTTGCCGCTGTACCGACAAAAGCAGCGGTTTGCCCGGGAAAACATCCCCATTGCCTCCTCTACGCTCGAAGGCTGGGTCAAACAAGGGCTGGAACGACTCGAACCGCTCTTTGAGCAACTCAAGTTCGACATCAAAGCCAAGGGTTATTTGCAGGTCGATGAAACGACCATCAAGGTGCTAGAAAGTGATAAGAAAGGAGCTTGTCACCTGGGCTGGTATTGGGTGTATCATGCTCCACTGGACGGACTGGTCCTGATGGACTATCAGCCTACTCGCGGTGCAGTAGCTACCAAAGAAATGCTGGCGCACTTTAAGGGGTATCTCCAAAGTGATGGCTACGGCGTATACGAAAAAATAGGCCAGCGGCCCGAGGTCATCCCGGTAGCCTGCTGGGCGCATGCCCGAAGGGAATTTGAACGGGCACTGGAAAACGATAAGGTCAGGGCCGCTAAAGCACTCGAGTTGATCCAGCAGCTCTACGCGGTGGAGCGCAAAGCTAAAGAAGCACAGCTGCCGGCCGATCAACGCAAGCAATTACGTCTGGATGAAGCACTTCCGGTACTCAACGAGCTCGGTAAATGGATCTTCGCCGAGGTAAAAAACACCTTGCCCAAAAGCCAGATTGGAAAGGCGATGCGCTATGCCATGGCACGATGGGATAAGCTCAGCGTGTATCTCCAGGATGGCAGCCTGCAGATCGACAATAATGCCATCGAGAATGCCATACGCCCCATCGCTTTGGGACGCAAAAACTTTTTGTTTGCAGGAACGCATGAGGCTGCTGCGCGGGCGGGGATGATCTATTCGTTCTTTGCCATCTGCAAGAAAAATGAGGTCAATCCTTTCGGGTGGTTAAAATACGCACTGGAAAACATCATGACCATCAACCACAAGAATATCCGGGACCTCTATCCCCAGAACTTTAAGAAATTAACTGAACTTTAAAAGACGGGGTTCGTCGGGCGGATACATTTTTACTGTTATTCGCAAATTTTGAAACAACTATCCGATATAGCCCCCTATCTTCAATAAAATATTTATTGTGATCATAATCAACAAACTTTCCATTTACTAAAAATAAAGCAGCGGTGTCGCCTAAATGAGTGTACTTAGCCTTTAAATCATTTAGAGATAAACCCTTTGTTAAATCAATTTCTCTATTTTTTGACATTAAAGTAGTTCCCCCTTTGTAATCCGTAACAACTTCAGGTTGGATTCTATTATACTCATAGGTTGCTTTTAAAGTTGTATGAATATCATTTCCTATGCCCATCAGATGGATATTCACAACGCGTAAGTTGTTGTTATTTGCAAATTTTTTAACAACTATTTGACATAAACCACTTTCTTCAAGAAAATATTTATTATAATCTTCATCAATAAACTTTCCATTTATTAAAATGATGGCGGTGGTGTCCCCTAAATGTGTGTACTTAGCCTTTATATCATTTAGAGATAAAACTTTTGTAAAATCAGGTGCACCTTTAGACGATAAAGAAACCATCTCTTTGCCATTCATATTAAATGTATAATGGATTTTATTATAATCATAAATTGTTTTCAAGGTTGTATCGGAATCATATTTTCCTGTCCATCCCATAGCAATACGACCTGCCCGACCTGCCTCCTTTCCGTTCTTATATATAATTTGCCCAAAAATTGTAGAGCTAGTTAATAGTCCTAAAAGCATTAAGATGAGTAGACGCTTCATATTATTTTAATTATTAATTCTCCTTTTCTGTATTAATTAGATGTCGTTTCTGATTTTTGCTCTCCATCTATATTGTCTAGCTCTGGTGTCGCCATTATTCTTGACATAAACCAAATTGTCCCTTTACCTTTCCATTGTCTTGTCGCCCAAATGATGCCCACAATTAGTCCAACTGTCGCAACTATGATTCCTATAAATAGTCTTGTTGTTGTCGGGTCAGAGAAATAAATAGTTGCTCCAATTGCAAGTCCAATTAAAAGTGGGGAAGCAACAATTTGCAACCATCCGATTCCTTCTGTTATGAATTCGAACACTCAAAAAATTCCCCTGTCAGAATTTTCTATGTCTTTCTTCAATTTTGTCATTATTTTATATTCAAATTCAATTTTACACTCACCGTATCAGCAGTTTGAAGCGGTTTATCTAAGAATAAAAGCTGCTTTATCAAAGAATAATTATCTTTAAAACAATTGGTTTTACCATTTGAAAACACAAAAACTGATTGGGGATTTCCTATAAAATACATATGCGTAATTTGAATTATATCTTTAGTTTTAGGATTAAAGTAAAAACCAAAAATATCGCTATCATCTTCTGATACGTTGCTATTTTCATATACTCCCTGTAATTCAAAATCTAAAATCTTTTCTGGCATATAATTAATTTGATCTCTACCTGTAAGCTTATGATTAGAATATCGAACAGTATACGTTATATCATTTGAATTCGAATTTTTGTCTTGGCGAATTAATGATTTATGCTCATTATCAAAAATGAAATCAATATTTAAGTTGGTATTCTGAAATCTGTGGATGCTATCTTTAATACTTTTCTTAATATATCCGTAACCGCTAATAATATTCACTTTTTCTAGATCCATTCGATCCTTTTTGAATGAAGTAGGTGAATTACAAGAAATAGTAGTAATGAAAATAAGCAAAAACGTCGCAAAAAATTTCACGCGTGGATTAAAAAAATTAAGAATTAATGTTTCAACTAGCATTGTTTTCATTATAAATATGAGGCTGCCCACGCAAGAAATTTAGCACTAGGTAAAAAAATCAATTGAGCCAAAATTGTACCCAAAAAACGAGCTATTGTCATATAGACAATTTGCTTTCTAAAAGTTGATTCCGAACATTTACCCAAAGTAACATCGTCAGTCATGGCCGATAAATTGGGATCAATAAAAGCAAACATTAATATAGTAGCAAAACCATTTATAAACGCAGATAAATTACTTGCAGTAGATCGATAATCGGGATTTAAATAAGAGGCATAAACCGCAGATAAAACTCCAATGGTTAAGATAGCTATGGCCACGATATTAAGAAAGAACATCCTCCAGGGAAACTCTTCATTCAACTTTATTAGAGAAACATTTTCTCTCGCTGGTAAGGTTAAATTGTCCTTAAAATATAGTATGCCTCCTTTAGAAAATCCATGCAAAACCAATTTAGACATGGATTTATGTACGCTGAAATTAATTACTGCTTTAGCCAATACTCTTTGAAAAGTTGGTATAAGGAATGCACCTGCAAGTGTAGCCAAACTGCAAGAAAAAATAATTAACCGAAAGGTGACGATATTGTCAAATACTCCATGTTTGATGTCCATTTCTACCGTCTTGGCTAAAAGGGGAGCCTGAAATCCATTCGCAGTTCTTGAAACTAAAACTAGAATGTTAAATAATGCAAAGGAAATTGCTATTCGGCCAGTTCTAATGCCAACAATTCTAACAGAGTAGGAAAGGGTGGTGATGAGATTAATTAAAAATGTCAGAATAAGAACTACTATTACTTGAGTTGTCATCAGTTATGTAGATGTTATGTGTCGTCACTGTCAAAGATAGATTCTTTTTCAGATTTTAGAGGTCCTTAATTGGTGGCTGCTAACGTTCCGGCGCTTGACGCAGGTGCGAAGAAAACTCCGTTCCATTGTCCAGCGTTACGAAAGTAATTTAACCTAGTGGAATTGTAAGTTGCACCTCGCTCACGCTTGTGTTCAGTCGTCGTTCCAAAGCAAAAACCCCTGTAAGCTATTGACCTACAGGGGTTTTATATAGTTTTTCAGTACACCCATCAGGATTCGAACCTGAGACCGACGGTTTAGAAAACCGTTGCTCTATCCAGCTGAGCTATGGGTGCAGCTTTCTTAAAAGCGAGTGCAAATAAAGTAAATAATCCTAATATATACAAACTCCAAAATCGCCCTGTTTTGCTATCTTACTATATTTCAGAAACAAAGATTTAAATTAATTTTAATTCGTGATTAATCATTGCACTCTTTAATTAATCTTTAGGCTATATTTCATTCATAAAACTTTCCATTATAAAACAATAATTACCTAAAAAACATTT
Above is a window of Solitalea lacus DNA encoding:
- a CDS encoding GyrI-like domain-containing protein; the protein is MQQPPRIETLKPKKLIGKRLTMCLAENRTFELWSSFMPLRKTIQNQLGSNLYSMQVYEPGLDFNLFDLQTTFEKWAAVEVSDFNSVPASMETYELQGGLYAVFIHKGPPSAFQATFQYIFKEWLPNSGYMVDTREHFELLGDKYRNNQPDSEEEVWVPIRR
- a CDS encoding DUF998 domain-containing protein — its product is MKKVNKTTQVEIQSKWQQIILLIILGYEAAGALLGGILLIAGPDGHLMDMPVGIMNGVFRNFLVPGIILLGLGILNSFAFVSVIHRATADWFMSGFALGGLFIWFVVEIIILQELHWLHAMWGIPVLLGWMVAIPLIASRNATGPKALLICGILSSIWYIAINIYVPLKYEGYNMASYTVSELSAIGAPTRVLWVLLCLLYSLLFAAFGWGVLQVAKENYHLRLVGYLILAYCIFGFYWPPMHMRGNEPNLSDTLHIVWAIVTNIFMWLFMGFGAATLGKQFRIYTIISIILHIIFGILTFSEAPNIAINSPTPMIGNWERINIGIFMIWVIMLAIVLLRRENRLVEKI
- a CDS encoding ABC-F family ATP-binding cassette domain-containing protein, producing MINVNNISVSFGGTTLFSDVTFSINENDKIALMGKNGAGKSTILKIIANAAKPTSGNVTGPKDAVIAYLPQHLLTQDNVTVFEETMKAFEEVNQMQKELDEVNEQLTIRTDYESDDYMKLIERMSELSEKFYSIEETNYEAEVEKVLKGLGFDRKDFTRQTSEFSGGWRMRIELAKILLKKPDLILLDEPTNHMDIESIQWLEDFLINSAKAVMVISHDRAFVDNITNRTIEVTMGRIYDYKAKYSHYLQLRAERRVHQLKAYEEQQRFIADNQEFIDRFRGTYSKTLQVQSRVKMLEKLEVIQIDEVDTSALRLKFPPSPRSGQYPVMVEELTKTYGDHTVFEKASMVIERGEKIAFVGKNGEGKSTMIKAIMGEIDFEGGLKVGHNAKIGYFAQNQAALLDENLTVFETIDQIPLSDGTIKIKDLLGAFMFSGDDTTKKVKVLSGGEKTRLAMIKLLLEPVNVLILDEPTNHLDMKTKDIIKDALKDFDGTLILVSHDRDFLDGLVNKVFEFGNKRVREHFEDIKGFLAYKKMDSLKEIEQN
- a CDS encoding DUF1254 domain-containing protein, which produces MAFKGEIQKNYDEFLEQRAIEAYMLALSALNVIGMRDGSEATFGKGYNVLPIWKDRMNAKTLVPTPNCDVIYSMNYLNLKETGPLAF
- a CDS encoding superoxide dismutase; its protein translation is MKKRCMHYTFHHGGAVKGANKDLQQIQAALQTGNLETVDYWTKKLSYHLSSHILHSIFWTNLTNKKNDPTGNLLKRIERDFGSYDKLKGYLSKISKDVDGNGWGILGYQPYTDKLTLLQCENHEKLTQWGVIPLLVIDVWEHAYYLKFKNKRNDFVDNLFNIINWGIVAQRLDIALKLS
- the tnpA gene encoding IS66 family insertion sequence element accessory protein TnpA, which gives rise to MKKIEQMRLAVQQWKESGLTQQAYCEMIGVKRTTFANWVARCKARTETGFIAITPPTEAVSATLEIIYPNGVRLNASSAPVHLLAELIRLY
- the tnpB gene encoding IS66 family insertion sequence element accessory protein TnpB (TnpB, as the term is used for proteins encoded by IS66 family insertion elements, is considered an accessory protein, since TnpC, encoded by a neighboring gene, is a DDE family transposase.) — encoded protein: MFSLNSSHRYLLYQGHCDMRKSFDGLCGLVASELKGNATSGDVFVFLNRQRTHIKLLHWEHGGFVLYYKRLEEGTFPASSKGQLSWADLVLMIEGVEVQKSRQLRRYQV
- the tnpC gene encoding IS66 family transposase codes for the protein MDMALENLSKENLIALLKEKDTSIERRDAAIESYQKINSSLQEEVDYLKQQVELFKRMQFGQKRERFEGDPAQGVLPFEAPAEEVALQEETIKEQITYTRKRQSAHKGRAALPAHLPVEEVEIYPQGDLSEMVCIGKEVTEELECEPARFFIRRYIRYKYAAKSGEGVTTGELPERVIDKGIPGAGLLAMILTDKYVDHLPLYRQKQRFARENIPIASSTLEGWVKQGLERLEPLFEQLKFDIKAKGYLQVDETTIKVLESDKKGACHLGWYWVYHAPLDGLVLMDYQPTRGAVATKEMLAHFKGYLQSDGYGVYEKIGQRPEVIPVACWAHARREFERALENDKVRAAKALELIQQLYAVERKAKEAQLPADQRKQLRLDEALPVLNELGKWIFAEVKNTLPKSQIGKAMRYAMARWDKLSVYLQDGSLQIDNNAIENAIRPIALGRKNFLFAGTHEAAARAGMIYSFFAICKKNEVNPFGWLKYALENIMTINHKNIRDLYPQNFKKLTEL
- a CDS encoding lipid II flippase Amj family protein encodes the protein MTTQVIVVLILTFLINLITTLSYSVRIVGIRTGRIAISFALFNILVLVSRTANGFQAPLLAKTVEMDIKHGVFDNIVTFRLIIFSCSLATLAGAFLIPTFQRVLAKAVINFSVHKSMSKLVLHGFSKGGILYFKDNLTLPARENVSLIKLNEEFPWRMFFLNIVAIAILTIGVLSAVYASYLNPDYRSTASNLSAFINGFATILMFAFIDPNLSAMTDDVTLGKCSESTFRKQIVYMTIARFLGTILAQLIFLPSAKFLAWAASYL